In Grus americana isolate bGruAme1 chromosome 17, bGruAme1.mat, whole genome shotgun sequence, the following proteins share a genomic window:
- the L3MBTL1 gene encoding lethal(3)malignant brain tumor-like protein 1 isoform X1, whose protein sequence is MDSRAEMEVVRSTKGNAAGEVSVHVVTTESTVQSTHLPATAFIIPANATTINLPTSTLEIQRFPREPQRSTGAERPERGAGTEPITATVIPQISGVQTCSTVRVLEWKDGVATLPGSNLRFRINEYGTLKVMSADKVPPVEALKEGHADKDEDSEVAPTSRDNPAVAQDVPEQTKLPTAESMCHCDTCGRRHVSDGAREGRGFCSEHCHQQFKERSVIVENSASSTNATEILKPVKKRKRKDYQSPSEEEYESEQMEEKQEERKNSAGDSAISSVEADAWNGSQHGASEEKKEGWSWASYLEEQKAVAAPLDLFQDYQVASQHKNGFKVGMKLEGIDPQHPSMYFILTVAEVCGYRMRLHFDGYSECHDFWLNADSPDIHPAGWFEETGHKLQPPKGVVGYKEEEFSWTNYLKITKAQAAPKHLFMVRNTHESSPGFEVGMKLEAVDRMNPSLICVATVTDVVDNRFLVHFDNWDDTYDYWCDPSSPYIHPVGWCQEHGKPLTPPQDYPDPDNFTWEKYLKETGASAVPAWAFKVRPPHGFLVNMKLEAVDRRTPSFIRVASVEDVEDHRIKIHFDGWSHVYDFWIDVDHPDIHPVGWCSKTGHPLQPPLRPKEPTSSAHGGFPTLGCKSIPHTKSSKYSFHHRKCPTPGCDGSGHVTGRFTAHYCLSGCPLAEKNQGRLKADLSDTEASTRKRNLIGFPQRKKSRHHGRGRPPKYRKIQQEDFQTISSDNMHQSLFMSALSAHPDRSLSLCWEQHCKLLPGVAGITATTVAKWTIDEVFSFVQTLTGCEDQAKLFKDEMIDGEAFLLLTQADIVKIMSVKLGPALKIYNAILMFKNADDTLK, encoded by the exons AtggacagcagagcagagatggaGGTTGTGAGAAGCACGAAGGGGAATGCTGCTGGGGAGGTCAGTGTCCACGTGGTCACCACCGAGAGCACTGTGCAGAGCACCCACCTGCCAGCGACTGCCTTCATCATACCAG CAAATGCCACTACCATCAACCTTCCCACGAGCACCTTAGAAATTCAGCGATTCCCTCGGGAACCACAGAGAAGCACAGGGGCCGAAAGgccagagaggggagcagggactGAGCCCATCACAGCTACGGTCATTCCCCAGATCAGCGGggtgcagacctgcagcacGGTCCGTGTGCTGGAGTGGAAAGATGGGGTGGCTACTTTGCCTGGGAGTAACCTGCGG TTTCGAATAAATGAGTACGGGACACTGAAGGTAATGAGTGCTGACAAGGTGCCTCCAGTAGAAGCTCTGAAGGAGGGCCACGCAGATAAAGATGAGGACTCAGAGGTGGCACCCACCAGCAGGGACAATCCTGCTGTGGCTCAGG ATGTGCCAGAGCAGACCAAGCTACCAACAGCAGAAAGCATGTGCCACTGTGATACCTGTGGCCGGAGACATGTGTCGGATGGAGCCCGGGAAGGCAGGGGTTTCTGCAGTGAGCACTGTCACCAGCAGTTCAAAGAAAG GTCCGTCATCGTGGAAAACTCTGCCAGCAGCACCAATGCCACTGAAATCCTCAAGCCGGTGAAGAAACGAAAGAGGAAGGACTACCAGAGCCCTTCGGAGGAAGAATATGAATCTGAGCAAATG gaggaaaagcaggaagagagaaaaaactcTGCGGGAGACTCTGCCATCAGCAGTGTGGAGGCTGATGCATGGAACGGGAGCCAGCACG GTGCCagtgaggagaagaaagaaggctGGTCTTGGGCGTCCTACTTGGAGGAGCAGAAAGCTGTCGCTGCCCCTTTAGATCTCTTCCAGGAT TACCAAGTAGCTTCCCAGCACAAGAATGGCTTTAAAGTGGGGATGAAACTGGAGGGGATcgacccacagcacccatccATGTACTTTATCCTGACAGTGGCTGAG GTGTGTGGTTACCGGATGCGCCTCCACTTTGATGGCTACTCTGAGTGCCATGATTTCTGGCTGAATGCTGACTCCCCTGACATCCACCCTGCTGGCTGGTTTGAGGAGACGGGGCACAAACTCCAGCCCCCAAAAG GGGTTGTAGGTTATAAGGAAGAAGAATTCAGCTGGACAAACTACCTGAAGATAACAAAGGCTCAGGCAGCTCCAAAGCACCTCTTCATGGTCCGAAACACT CACGAGTCTTCCCCAGGCTTTGAGGTGGGCATGAAGCTTGAAGCTGTGGACCGCATGAACCCTTCCTTGATCTGTGTTGCCACAGTGACTGACGTGGTGGACAATCGCTTTTTGGTGCACTTTGACAACTGGGATGATACTTATGACTACTG GTGTGACCCCAGCAGTCCATACATCCACCCAGTTGGATGGTGTCAGGAGCACGGCAAACCCCTCACACCTCCTCAAG ATTATCCTGACCCTGACAACTTCACCTGGGAAAAGTACTTAAAGGAAACTGGAGCTTCTGCTGTCCCGGCTTGGGCCTTTAAAGTG CGCCCACCTCATGGCTTCCTGGTCAACATGAAGCTGGAGGCAGTGGACAGGAGGACTCCTTCCTTCATCCGAGTGGCCAGCGTGGAGGATGTGGAAGATCACAGGATAAAG ATCCATTTTGATGGTTGGAGTCACGTTTATGATTTCTGGATTGACGTGGATCATCCAGACATCCACCCCGTAGGCTGGTGCTCAAAAACTGGACACCCGCTGCAGCCTCCTCTCA GGCCAAAGGAACCAACCTCCTCTGCCCACGGGGGCTTCCCAACCCTGGGCTGCAAGAGCATCCCTCACACCAAGAGCTCCAAGTACAGCTTTCACCACAG GAAGTGCCCCACGCCAGGTTGCGACGGGTCAGGACACGTGACTGGGAGATTCACGGCCCATTACTGCCTCTCAGGGTGCCCGCTGGCAGAGAAGAACCAGGGCAGGCTTAAGGCAGACTTGTCTGACACAGAGGCCTCAACTCGCAAGAGGAACCTGATCGGCTTTCCTCAGCGAAAGAAATCTCGGCACCATGGGAG AGGGCGACCTCCAAAGTACCGGAAAATCCAGCAGGAAGACTTCCAGA CTATTTCTTCAGACAATATGCACCAGTCGCTCTTCATGTCTGCCCTGTCTGCCCATCCCGACCGCTCCCTGTCActctgctgggagcagcactGCAAACTCCTGCCAGGGGTGGCTGGCATCACAGCAACTACAGTGGCCAAGTGGACCATTGATGAG GTCTTTAGCTTTGTTCAGACTCTGACGGGTTGCGAGGACCAAGCCAAGCTCTTCAAGGATGAG ATGATCGATGGCGAGGCGTTCCTCTTGCTGACGCAGGCTGACATCGTCAAGATTATGAGTGTCAAGCTGGGCCCGGCACTCAAGATCTACAATGCCATCCTCATGTTCAAGAACGCTGATGACACCTTAAAGTGA
- the L3MBTL1 gene encoding lethal(3)malignant brain tumor-like protein 1 isoform X2 produces MDSRAEMEVVRSTKGNAAGEVSVHVVTTESTVQSTHLPATAFIIPANATTINLPTSTLEIQRFPREPQRSTGAERPERGAGTEPITATVIPQISGVQTCSTVRVLEWKDGVATLPGSNLRFRINEYGTLKVMSADKVPPVEALKEGHADKDEDSEVAPTSRDNPAVAQDVPEQTKLPTAESMCHCDTCGRRHVSDGAREGRGFCSEHCHQQFKERSVIVENSASSTNATEILKPVKKRKRKDYQSPSEEEYESEQMEEKQEERKNSAGDSAISSVEADAWNGSQHGASEEKKEGWSWASYLEEQKAVAAPLDLFQDYQVASQHKNGFKVGMKLEGIDPQHPSMYFILTVAEVCGYRMRLHFDGYSECHDFWLNADSPDIHPAGWFEETGHKLQPPKGYKEEEFSWTNYLKITKAQAAPKHLFMVRNTHESSPGFEVGMKLEAVDRMNPSLICVATVTDVVDNRFLVHFDNWDDTYDYWCDPSSPYIHPVGWCQEHGKPLTPPQDYPDPDNFTWEKYLKETGASAVPAWAFKVRPPHGFLVNMKLEAVDRRTPSFIRVASVEDVEDHRIKIHFDGWSHVYDFWIDVDHPDIHPVGWCSKTGHPLQPPLRPKEPTSSAHGGFPTLGCKSIPHTKSSKYSFHHRKCPTPGCDGSGHVTGRFTAHYCLSGCPLAEKNQGRLKADLSDTEASTRKRNLIGFPQRKKSRHHGRGRPPKYRKIQQEDFQTISSDNMHQSLFMSALSAHPDRSLSLCWEQHCKLLPGVAGITATTVAKWTIDEVFSFVQTLTGCEDQAKLFKDEMIDGEAFLLLTQADIVKIMSVKLGPALKIYNAILMFKNADDTLK; encoded by the exons AtggacagcagagcagagatggaGGTTGTGAGAAGCACGAAGGGGAATGCTGCTGGGGAGGTCAGTGTCCACGTGGTCACCACCGAGAGCACTGTGCAGAGCACCCACCTGCCAGCGACTGCCTTCATCATACCAG CAAATGCCACTACCATCAACCTTCCCACGAGCACCTTAGAAATTCAGCGATTCCCTCGGGAACCACAGAGAAGCACAGGGGCCGAAAGgccagagaggggagcagggactGAGCCCATCACAGCTACGGTCATTCCCCAGATCAGCGGggtgcagacctgcagcacGGTCCGTGTGCTGGAGTGGAAAGATGGGGTGGCTACTTTGCCTGGGAGTAACCTGCGG TTTCGAATAAATGAGTACGGGACACTGAAGGTAATGAGTGCTGACAAGGTGCCTCCAGTAGAAGCTCTGAAGGAGGGCCACGCAGATAAAGATGAGGACTCAGAGGTGGCACCCACCAGCAGGGACAATCCTGCTGTGGCTCAGG ATGTGCCAGAGCAGACCAAGCTACCAACAGCAGAAAGCATGTGCCACTGTGATACCTGTGGCCGGAGACATGTGTCGGATGGAGCCCGGGAAGGCAGGGGTTTCTGCAGTGAGCACTGTCACCAGCAGTTCAAAGAAAG GTCCGTCATCGTGGAAAACTCTGCCAGCAGCACCAATGCCACTGAAATCCTCAAGCCGGTGAAGAAACGAAAGAGGAAGGACTACCAGAGCCCTTCGGAGGAAGAATATGAATCTGAGCAAATG gaggaaaagcaggaagagagaaaaaactcTGCGGGAGACTCTGCCATCAGCAGTGTGGAGGCTGATGCATGGAACGGGAGCCAGCACG GTGCCagtgaggagaagaaagaaggctGGTCTTGGGCGTCCTACTTGGAGGAGCAGAAAGCTGTCGCTGCCCCTTTAGATCTCTTCCAGGAT TACCAAGTAGCTTCCCAGCACAAGAATGGCTTTAAAGTGGGGATGAAACTGGAGGGGATcgacccacagcacccatccATGTACTTTATCCTGACAGTGGCTGAG GTGTGTGGTTACCGGATGCGCCTCCACTTTGATGGCTACTCTGAGTGCCATGATTTCTGGCTGAATGCTGACTCCCCTGACATCCACCCTGCTGGCTGGTTTGAGGAGACGGGGCACAAACTCCAGCCCCCAAAAG GTTATAAGGAAGAAGAATTCAGCTGGACAAACTACCTGAAGATAACAAAGGCTCAGGCAGCTCCAAAGCACCTCTTCATGGTCCGAAACACT CACGAGTCTTCCCCAGGCTTTGAGGTGGGCATGAAGCTTGAAGCTGTGGACCGCATGAACCCTTCCTTGATCTGTGTTGCCACAGTGACTGACGTGGTGGACAATCGCTTTTTGGTGCACTTTGACAACTGGGATGATACTTATGACTACTG GTGTGACCCCAGCAGTCCATACATCCACCCAGTTGGATGGTGTCAGGAGCACGGCAAACCCCTCACACCTCCTCAAG ATTATCCTGACCCTGACAACTTCACCTGGGAAAAGTACTTAAAGGAAACTGGAGCTTCTGCTGTCCCGGCTTGGGCCTTTAAAGTG CGCCCACCTCATGGCTTCCTGGTCAACATGAAGCTGGAGGCAGTGGACAGGAGGACTCCTTCCTTCATCCGAGTGGCCAGCGTGGAGGATGTGGAAGATCACAGGATAAAG ATCCATTTTGATGGTTGGAGTCACGTTTATGATTTCTGGATTGACGTGGATCATCCAGACATCCACCCCGTAGGCTGGTGCTCAAAAACTGGACACCCGCTGCAGCCTCCTCTCA GGCCAAAGGAACCAACCTCCTCTGCCCACGGGGGCTTCCCAACCCTGGGCTGCAAGAGCATCCCTCACACCAAGAGCTCCAAGTACAGCTTTCACCACAG GAAGTGCCCCACGCCAGGTTGCGACGGGTCAGGACACGTGACTGGGAGATTCACGGCCCATTACTGCCTCTCAGGGTGCCCGCTGGCAGAGAAGAACCAGGGCAGGCTTAAGGCAGACTTGTCTGACACAGAGGCCTCAACTCGCAAGAGGAACCTGATCGGCTTTCCTCAGCGAAAGAAATCTCGGCACCATGGGAG AGGGCGACCTCCAAAGTACCGGAAAATCCAGCAGGAAGACTTCCAGA CTATTTCTTCAGACAATATGCACCAGTCGCTCTTCATGTCTGCCCTGTCTGCCCATCCCGACCGCTCCCTGTCActctgctgggagcagcactGCAAACTCCTGCCAGGGGTGGCTGGCATCACAGCAACTACAGTGGCCAAGTGGACCATTGATGAG GTCTTTAGCTTTGTTCAGACTCTGACGGGTTGCGAGGACCAAGCCAAGCTCTTCAAGGATGAG ATGATCGATGGCGAGGCGTTCCTCTTGCTGACGCAGGCTGACATCGTCAAGATTATGAGTGTCAAGCTGGGCCCGGCACTCAAGATCTACAATGCCATCCTCATGTTCAAGAACGCTGATGACACCTTAAAGTGA